A single window of Pedosphaera parvula Ellin514 DNA harbors:
- a CDS encoding PVC-type heme-binding CxxCH protein: protein MKSDLSHMKRGGRAVAFLLATVISATVGSFVGALPKPTLDLKDGDRVVLIGDTLIEREQSYGYVEERLTVRFPERNVTFRNLGWSADTPEGISRASFDFDKPGKGFEKLKEQIETLQPTVVIVGYGMASSFDGEAGLPKFKADLNKLLDTIQTVCTNKSLRFIMLTPVRHEALGAPLPDPTEHNKNLALYAKAVNEIATERKAYYVSLYNNLLGDGTLVRPPHANTENGIHLSDYGYLRMAEAMEKGFVWEPNLWRVEITAEGKITDGSYGTKVSKLEKGADQVRFTSIDLQLVEPVLRDNHGLVHTADAPSLVQVHGLKTGHYELRVDGNVVASGTEKDWEKGVAITQGPQWDQAEELRKAILKKNRLYFDRWRPQNETYLFGFRKYEQGQNAKEIPMFDPLVAEQEQKIAQLRMPVAHNFELVRVKKSEANVAKNQVKPDNSFRENTKPLPLPDFDVAPGFEVSLYAESPLIAKPTQMNFDPQGRLWVVGSEVYPQIQPGQEANDKVLILEDTKGVGKVDKSTVFADGLLIPTGVEPGDGGVYVGQGTQLIHFKDTDGDGKADQKRIVLSGFGTEDTHHIVHTLHWGPDGMLYFDQSIYIHSHMETQNGVERLNSGGIWHLRPSTVELGVYLKGFCNPWGHQFDDFGQSFVTDGAGNQGITYGIPGATYFTYASMRRELKSVSPGNYPKFCGLEIIYSKQFPDDWQGNAITCDFRAHRVVRFAVDEKDSAYASKELPDLIRSTNVTFRPIDVKLGPDGALYIADWSNPIIQHGEVDFRDPRRDHEHGRIWRVAAKGRPLLKRPELVKASNKELFEQLVSPNKYNQQQAKRVLVERGVKIVPDLVKWTKEQKDETALLQALWMYQAVDVVEPALLDRMLEAKDGHIRAAATRVVSYWHPRLKNPMELLEKRSMDDFPRVRIEAARALAEMPSARSAELVLNILNKPMDPFLDYAVWLSINDLAKPWLDAVQSGQWNPAGREKQLEFALKAIEPAQANIVLGQVLSKTAIQRDGNGPWIELIGQAGSEKELKRLFDQLLDGGLDAEASVRALAALSDAMKQRNAKPSGDLDGVSKLFADSDEKIRKVALRLAGTWKCSGLSDQILAIATDKKSTEGTKRAAFDGLREMGGKEIVAKLLPLASKENDAVVRRGSVMALAGLDMEQAKQPLISLLSDAKTEKEAVELWRSLLGIKGASTAVAKALPKEGLPAVMAKAGLKVAREGGRNEPDLVVALTRGADLEGEGQGLSDAEMRLLAKTSIREGDAKLGEQIFRRKEIGCVNCHAIGGVGGKVGPDLTSIGASAQPDYLVESVFYPNRKIKEGYHSLLIETKDGEEISGILVRENNEQLVLRDTTDKEVSIPKNNIKNRKMGNSLMPSGLIDSLSSSERLNLFRFLSDLGKPGTYDASKGNVARLWRLYPATIDVAQFGDDKVLKSKLTDGGWTQAYTLVDGHLMKSDLQAALDSVKDRDPKAVYAAAQLQVPRNGTVHLALTGADGCGMWVDGNPMATGKLPELTAGNHVVIVKLDSKKLPDAVRLETPDGTFLTN, encoded by the coding sequence ATGAAATCTGATTTGTCTCATATGAAGCGCGGTGGACGGGCTGTGGCTTTTTTGCTCGCCACCGTTATTAGCGCGACAGTTGGCAGCTTTGTTGGGGCACTACCCAAGCCAACGTTGGATTTAAAGGATGGTGACCGGGTGGTTTTGATTGGAGACACACTGATCGAGCGGGAACAATCCTACGGGTACGTTGAGGAGCGACTTACCGTGCGGTTTCCCGAAAGGAATGTGACCTTCCGCAACCTGGGGTGGAGCGCTGATACGCCGGAAGGGATTTCACGCGCCAGCTTTGATTTTGATAAACCGGGAAAAGGATTCGAAAAGCTGAAGGAGCAGATTGAGACATTGCAGCCGACGGTCGTGATCGTGGGTTATGGAATGGCCAGTTCTTTTGACGGAGAAGCGGGATTGCCGAAGTTCAAGGCTGACCTGAACAAACTGTTGGATACCATCCAGACCGTTTGCACCAACAAGTCGTTGCGCTTTATCATGCTGACGCCAGTTCGCCATGAGGCTTTGGGTGCGCCTTTACCTGATCCCACGGAGCATAACAAGAACCTGGCGTTGTATGCCAAGGCGGTTAATGAAATTGCGACGGAACGGAAGGCTTACTACGTTTCGCTATATAATAATTTGCTGGGTGACGGGACCTTGGTACGTCCTCCCCATGCCAACACGGAGAACGGCATCCACCTTTCTGATTATGGTTACCTGCGGATGGCTGAAGCGATGGAGAAAGGGTTTGTCTGGGAGCCGAATCTTTGGCGTGTGGAAATCACGGCCGAAGGAAAGATTACAGACGGCAGCTATGGGACGAAGGTTTCCAAACTGGAAAAGGGTGCCGACCAGGTGCGGTTTACGAGCATTGATTTGCAGTTGGTAGAACCGGTGTTGCGGGACAACCATGGGTTGGTTCACACGGCAGATGCGCCTTCACTGGTTCAGGTGCATGGGTTGAAGACTGGACACTATGAATTGAGAGTGGATGGAAACGTAGTTGCATCCGGGACCGAGAAGGATTGGGAAAAAGGAGTCGCGATTACTCAAGGGCCGCAATGGGATCAGGCCGAGGAATTGCGCAAAGCCATTCTAAAGAAGAACCGGCTTTATTTTGATCGCTGGCGTCCCCAGAACGAAACCTATCTCTTCGGATTCCGCAAATACGAACAGGGTCAAAATGCCAAGGAGATCCCGATGTTCGATCCTTTGGTGGCGGAACAGGAGCAAAAGATCGCTCAATTGCGCATGCCTGTGGCGCATAATTTTGAGTTAGTTCGTGTGAAGAAGTCCGAAGCAAACGTAGCCAAGAATCAAGTGAAACCGGACAATTCGTTTAGGGAGAATACAAAGCCGTTGCCATTGCCTGATTTTGATGTGGCACCCGGGTTTGAGGTTAGTCTCTATGCCGAAAGTCCTCTCATCGCCAAGCCGACCCAGATGAACTTTGATCCGCAAGGTCGGTTGTGGGTGGTGGGTTCGGAAGTTTATCCCCAGATTCAACCAGGGCAGGAAGCCAACGACAAAGTTCTTATTCTCGAGGATACGAAAGGAGTCGGTAAGGTGGACAAGTCGACGGTTTTTGCCGATGGCCTGCTGATTCCCACGGGCGTGGAGCCGGGGGATGGTGGAGTCTATGTCGGACAGGGGACGCAGTTGATTCACTTTAAGGACACGGATGGCGATGGCAAAGCAGACCAGAAGCGAATTGTGCTTTCAGGATTCGGCACGGAGGATACCCATCATATCGTGCATACGCTGCATTGGGGGCCGGATGGGATGCTTTATTTCGATCAATCAATATACATCCACAGCCATATGGAAACGCAGAATGGAGTGGAGCGTTTGAACAGCGGCGGCATCTGGCATTTGCGTCCGTCGACGGTGGAGTTGGGAGTTTATTTGAAAGGTTTCTGCAATCCGTGGGGACATCAATTTGACGATTTCGGGCAGTCGTTTGTGACTGATGGTGCGGGTAATCAAGGGATTACTTACGGAATTCCTGGAGCAACCTATTTCACTTACGCATCGATGCGCCGGGAGTTGAAGAGTGTCAGTCCGGGGAACTATCCGAAGTTTTGCGGATTGGAAATCATCTATAGCAAGCAATTCCCGGATGATTGGCAGGGGAATGCGATTACCTGTGATTTCCGGGCGCATCGAGTGGTTCGCTTTGCGGTGGATGAGAAGGATTCGGCTTATGCTTCCAAGGAATTGCCAGACCTGATTCGCAGCACCAACGTCACCTTCCGGCCGATTGATGTGAAACTTGGGCCGGATGGCGCGCTTTATATTGCGGATTGGTCCAATCCGATTATTCAGCATGGCGAAGTGGATTTCCGCGATCCGCGTCGTGACCATGAGCATGGGCGCATCTGGCGGGTTGCGGCCAAGGGACGTCCCTTGCTGAAACGGCCGGAGCTGGTAAAAGCTTCGAATAAGGAGTTGTTCGAACAGCTTGTTTCGCCAAACAAATACAATCAACAACAGGCCAAACGCGTATTGGTGGAGAGGGGGGTGAAGATTGTTCCTGACCTGGTTAAATGGACGAAGGAGCAAAAGGATGAAACGGCCCTGCTACAGGCGTTATGGATGTATCAAGCAGTCGATGTGGTGGAACCTGCGTTGTTGGACAGAATGCTGGAGGCAAAGGATGGACACATCCGGGCCGCGGCGACGCGTGTGGTGAGTTATTGGCATCCACGTCTCAAGAATCCAATGGAATTGCTCGAGAAACGGTCAATGGATGATTTTCCGAGAGTGCGCATCGAAGCAGCAAGAGCCTTGGCTGAAATGCCGAGTGCTCGCTCAGCTGAATTAGTGTTGAACATTTTGAACAAACCGATGGATCCATTCCTGGATTATGCGGTGTGGCTGAGCATCAATGATCTGGCAAAGCCATGGTTGGATGCCGTGCAGTCGGGTCAATGGAATCCGGCAGGGCGGGAGAAACAGTTGGAATTTGCTTTGAAGGCCATTGAACCGGCTCAGGCAAATATCGTGCTCGGGCAGGTGTTGAGCAAAACGGCCATCCAGCGCGATGGGAATGGACCGTGGATTGAGTTGATTGGCCAGGCGGGAAGTGAGAAGGAGTTGAAACGGCTTTTTGATCAACTCCTGGATGGCGGTTTGGATGCGGAGGCTTCGGTGCGAGCTTTGGCCGCGCTTTCCGATGCGATGAAACAGAGAAATGCGAAGCCTTCAGGAGATTTGGACGGTGTCAGCAAGTTGTTTGCTGATTCCGACGAGAAGATCCGCAAGGTGGCTTTGAGATTGGCCGGGACCTGGAAATGCAGCGGGTTGAGCGACCAAATTCTGGCGATTGCAACTGACAAAAAGTCGACTGAGGGCACGAAACGTGCGGCATTTGATGGTTTGCGGGAAATGGGTGGCAAAGAAATTGTTGCCAAATTGCTGCCGCTGGCCAGCAAAGAAAATGATGCCGTGGTTCGGCGTGGTTCTGTGATGGCCCTGGCCGGCTTGGACATGGAACAGGCCAAGCAGCCACTCATTTCATTATTGAGTGATGCGAAGACCGAAAAGGAAGCGGTGGAGTTGTGGCGTTCATTGTTGGGTATCAAAGGTGCATCGACAGCGGTGGCGAAGGCATTGCCGAAAGAAGGCTTGCCCGCAGTCATGGCGAAGGCTGGTTTGAAAGTTGCGCGTGAAGGCGGGCGCAACGAACCGGATTTGGTGGTGGCGCTGACGCGAGGCGCAGATTTGGAAGGCGAAGGACAGGGCTTGTCCGACGCTGAAATGCGGTTGCTCGCCAAAACCTCCATTCGAGAGGGGGATGCAAAGCTGGGTGAGCAAATTTTCAGACGCAAGGAAATTGGCTGTGTTAATTGTCATGCCATTGGTGGCGTGGGTGGAAAAGTGGGGCCGGATTTGACCAGCATTGGAGCCAGTGCACAGCCGGATTACCTGGTGGAATCCGTTTTTTATCCGAACCGCAAAATCAAGGAAGGATACCATTCCCTGCTGATTGAGACGAAAGATGGAGAGGAAATATCCGGCATCCTGGTTCGTGAAAATAACGAGCAACTTGTCTTGCGTGATACGACGGATAAGGAAGTTTCGATTCCCAAGAACAATATTAAGAATCGGAAGATGGGAAATTCCTTGATGCCGTCGGGATTGATTGACTCCTTGAGCAGCAGTGAGCGGCTTAACTTGTTCCGTTTCCTTTCCGACCTTGGCAAGCCGGGCACATACGACGCTTCAAAGGGGAATGTGGCGAGGTTGTGGAGATTGTATCCGGCGACCATAGATGTGGCGCAGTTTGGAGATGACAAGGTGTTGAAAAGCAAGTTAACCGATGGCGGCTGGACTCAGGCTTACACGCTGGTAGACGGGCATTTGATGAAGTCTGATTTGCAGGCCGCGCTGGACTCGGTAAAGGATCGTGATCCAAAGGCAGTTTATGCGGCGGCACAATTGCAAGTTCCCAGGAATGGCACCGTGCATCTCGCGCTGACAGGGGCGGATGGTTGTGGGATGTGGGTGGATGGCAACCCGATGGCGACCGGCAAATTACCCGAACTTACGGCTGGCAACCACGTGGTAATCGTGAAGCTCGACTCGAAGAAATTACCGGACGCGGTGAGGCTGGAAACTCCGGATGGAACTTTCCTGACCAATTAA
- a CDS encoding class I SAM-dependent methyltransferase, which yields MRSNRELWNNLARVHFHSKFYDVPGFLKGKSSLNPIDLQVLGDVRGKSVLHLQCHFGKDTLSLARMGAVVTGVDFSEVAIEKARELKEASRLDARFIHCDVNHLDESLDKKFDIVYASFGVIGWHSDLGNWARIVSRFMKKKGKFCFAEFHPVLWMLSDDHSKIEYSYFKSDPIVGENEKSYADPESKNLGTSHCWNHSLGELFGALESHGLIIKDFKEYDFSPYATFPDAIEKNGRYYIKGLEHKLPLTYSLTAIKKA from the coding sequence GTGAGATCGAATCGAGAACTTTGGAATAATCTTGCCAGGGTTCATTTTCATTCGAAGTTTTACGATGTGCCCGGTTTCTTGAAAGGGAAATCTTCTCTCAACCCCATCGACTTGCAGGTGCTCGGCGATGTGCGGGGAAAGTCTGTCTTGCATCTACAATGCCATTTTGGGAAGGACACGCTCTCTTTGGCTAGAATGGGCGCTGTGGTAACTGGAGTTGACTTCTCGGAGGTGGCCATAGAGAAGGCGCGAGAGCTGAAAGAGGCGTCTCGACTGGACGCCAGGTTCATCCACTGCGACGTCAATCACCTTGATGAGTCTCTCGACAAGAAATTTGACATCGTGTACGCGTCGTTCGGGGTCATCGGGTGGCATTCTGACCTCGGAAACTGGGCTCGGATTGTCTCTCGTTTCATGAAAAAGAAAGGCAAATTTTGCTTCGCAGAATTTCATCCGGTGTTATGGATGTTAAGCGACGATCATTCGAAAATTGAGTATTCCTACTTCAAATCGGATCCCATTGTTGGAGAGAACGAGAAATCATACGCCGATCCTGAGTCCAAAAACCTGGGCACGTCCCACTGCTGGAATCACAGCCTCGGCGAATTATTTGGCGCCCTTGAAAGCCACGGCCTAATCATCAAGGACTTCAAAGAATACGACTTTTCACCATATGCCACGTTTCCGGATGCCATCGAGAAGAATGGCAGGTATTATATCAAAGGCCTCGAGCACAAACTTCCCTTGACCTATTCATTAACTGCCATCAAGAAAGCGTAA
- a CDS encoding tetratricopeptide repeat protein yields MMGKRLLLIGWEAADWKILHSLIDAGEMPVLRRIVEGGASGQLLSTQPLTPVAQWTSIATGKRPWQHRICHPIESITVANETVPVTAARRRSLALWEMLAQAGKRSLIVGWPATHGGRAENTIIVSDRYAQPTAGPGIKPWPPAAPGTYWPEEIGVRLDGWRMSPADVQADIISLCVPEWKKIDQKRDRRLGQLRVFLAADFSHQAAMMTLLSGGNWDIAAVHFPALGAISRMFLANHLSSPESIPEAESALYQNVIRGTCRLLDQMLGNLVRAAGSDTATMVVSAHGVARCPAPPANMRATDDEWKSPRGIFAACGRGLTGNAQIFGASVLDVAPTVLTWFGLPIGDDMEGRVLVESFVKPPEIARIASWEPTQSVSSPHAAEVPGAPGNSAAAATLRGESDWNLAQSYLEASRYEDALPIFEGLFRSFPERPELGHALFQCQLTLRKLSEATETLEVVLEGLPAGIWSLLPRAELCLAKGQIQEARALVNEARQLHPTHPDALRRLGLLLLRLREWNALEDLARQALKLDDNDALAWAGLAEAQLRKQLAAEATESALKAIQLNYYLSEAHFVLARALVAKGKWAQARDAMQVLLQLQPNNRAAATYGRRLG; encoded by the coding sequence ATGATGGGCAAGCGACTATTGCTGATCGGCTGGGAAGCGGCGGATTGGAAAATTCTGCACTCTCTGATCGACGCTGGAGAAATGCCAGTGCTCCGCCGCATCGTCGAAGGGGGCGCATCTGGCCAACTGCTCTCCACCCAACCGCTGACGCCGGTGGCGCAATGGACCTCCATCGCCACGGGAAAACGCCCCTGGCAACATCGCATCTGTCACCCGATAGAAAGCATCACGGTTGCAAACGAGACAGTTCCAGTGACGGCCGCGCGACGGCGCTCGCTGGCGCTCTGGGAAATGCTCGCTCAAGCAGGAAAGCGAAGTCTGATCGTAGGCTGGCCCGCGACCCACGGAGGCCGCGCTGAAAACACCATAATCGTATCCGACCGGTACGCCCAACCGACCGCAGGACCGGGCATCAAACCGTGGCCACCCGCCGCACCGGGAACTTACTGGCCGGAGGAAATCGGTGTCCGGTTGGATGGTTGGCGAATGAGTCCCGCAGATGTCCAGGCAGATATCATTTCGTTGTGCGTGCCCGAGTGGAAGAAAATCGACCAGAAACGCGACCGTCGCCTCGGCCAATTGCGCGTCTTCCTGGCCGCGGATTTTTCACACCAGGCGGCGATGATGACCTTGCTCTCCGGTGGCAACTGGGACATTGCCGCCGTTCACTTTCCTGCTCTGGGAGCGATAAGCCGAATGTTTCTCGCCAACCATTTGTCATCCCCGGAATCCATTCCCGAGGCAGAATCCGCGCTCTATCAAAACGTGATTCGCGGCACCTGCCGCCTGCTGGATCAGATGCTGGGCAATCTCGTCCGCGCAGCCGGAAGCGACACAGCCACCATGGTGGTCTCCGCTCACGGTGTCGCCAGGTGTCCGGCGCCTCCGGCCAATATGCGCGCCACTGATGACGAATGGAAGTCGCCCCGCGGCATCTTTGCCGCTTGCGGTCGGGGATTAACCGGCAATGCACAGATATTCGGCGCGTCAGTTCTCGATGTGGCTCCCACGGTGCTCACGTGGTTCGGGCTGCCCATCGGCGATGACATGGAGGGGCGTGTGTTAGTGGAGAGCTTTGTGAAGCCGCCCGAAATTGCACGAATCGCAAGCTGGGAGCCAACACAGTCAGTGAGTTCGCCGCATGCCGCCGAAGTCCCTGGTGCGCCAGGTAATTCTGCAGCGGCTGCCACGCTCCGGGGGGAATCGGATTGGAATCTCGCGCAATCTTATTTGGAAGCCTCGCGATACGAAGATGCACTACCAATTTTCGAAGGATTGTTTCGCAGCTTTCCGGAGCGGCCAGAACTGGGACATGCGCTGTTCCAATGCCAACTAACGCTCCGGAAACTTTCTGAAGCAACCGAGACACTTGAAGTGGTGTTGGAAGGTTTACCCGCCGGGATTTGGTCGCTCCTGCCTCGGGCTGAACTTTGCCTGGCCAAAGGACAAATCCAGGAGGCGCGTGCCTTGGTAAACGAAGCGCGGCAACTCCATCCCACGCATCCGGACGCGTTGCGTCGACTCGGTTTGCTGCTGTTACGACTTCGCGAATGGAATGCACTGGAAGACCTGGCCAGACAGGCACTCAAGTTGGACGATAACGATGCCCTCGCCTGGGCGGGGTTGGCCGAAGCGCAATTGCGGAAACAACTCGCAGCCGAAGCAACAGAGTCCGCGCTGAAAGCCATTCAATTGAACTATTACCTCTCTGAAGCCCATTTCGTGTTGGCGCGGGCACTCGTCGCCAAAGGCAAATGGGCCCAAGCCCGCGATGCCATGCAAGTCCTCCTGCAACTTCAGCCCAACAACCGCGCTGCCGCAACCTACGGTAGACGGCTGGGCTAA
- a CDS encoding immunoglobulin domain-containing protein, with product MDTTKKALALLSTSALAAGAAHGAVLYTPVNITLSASGKLNLDLNQDGAPDFQMGFSGAPKPFINNSVAGATPSYVLSGSANQGLPLTVAGTMIDGSYQSAQSTGYFNKNSGGTVVGGWTASGDIEGYVGLELTDGTGTHYGWAHFIFNANGVPDNNKDTGTLRLVDAAMETTPDVGILAGQTAETGAPVVTVSPASQTGYLGGNAQLTVIAQGFPAPTFQWRAGAVGSGVYTNLPNGAGVTDGAFNTLKLQNLTLANVADYVVVVSNAHGAVTSSIPAKLTVLPASDSPATLVHRYSFHDPAGSSTFVDSVGGLDWNGALQGSAALTGSSLHLDGSFGCFASLPPYITSNYTQMTVEFWTDIAPGNPVWTRVFSFGDQTGGGTKNSGVDYCPYAGGNYQNLDLSDLTGASTYANNNAGLNGTTNNHITVIVDSVKGALCYYNGVSVVSTLNGAVPSLANSNDVDNWIGASLVSSDPYLAGTIYEFRVYQGVLPVQAIALNDAVGPANYIQLSANPTLKAASSGGNVALFWPASNFGFAVQSTSTLSGAPSWTTLTNAPALVGTNWQVSLTSTGAARFFRLVH from the coding sequence ATGGATACTACCAAAAAGGCTTTAGCGCTCTTGTCCACATCTGCTCTTGCCGCTGGCGCGGCGCATGGCGCGGTCCTTTATACGCCAGTCAATATCACGCTCTCCGCAAGTGGAAAGCTGAACCTGGATCTCAACCAGGATGGTGCGCCGGATTTTCAAATGGGTTTTAGTGGCGCTCCGAAACCGTTCATTAACAATTCGGTTGCCGGGGCAACGCCGTCGTATGTCCTTTCCGGGAGCGCAAACCAAGGGTTACCCTTGACTGTGGCGGGCACGATGATTGATGGGAGCTATCAAAGCGCGCAGTCAACGGGTTATTTTAACAAGAACTCGGGTGGCACGGTGGTGGGAGGTTGGACCGCCTCTGGGGACATTGAAGGTTATGTGGGGTTGGAGCTGACAGACGGGACGGGCACGCACTACGGTTGGGCGCATTTCATCTTCAATGCCAATGGTGTGCCTGACAATAACAAGGACACGGGCACGCTCAGACTGGTGGATGCCGCGATGGAAACAACTCCAGATGTTGGCATTTTGGCGGGACAGACGGCTGAGACCGGGGCGCCGGTGGTGACGGTGTCGCCTGCGTCCCAGACCGGTTACCTTGGCGGGAATGCGCAGTTGACAGTGATTGCGCAAGGTTTTCCGGCGCCGACTTTTCAATGGCGTGCGGGGGCGGTTGGCAGTGGTGTCTATACCAATCTCCCGAATGGCGCAGGAGTCACGGACGGGGCGTTCAACACGTTGAAGCTTCAGAACCTGACGCTGGCGAATGTGGCGGATTATGTGGTGGTGGTTTCAAACGCACATGGTGCTGTCACCAGTTCGATACCGGCAAAGTTGACCGTGCTTCCTGCGAGCGACAGCCCGGCTACACTCGTGCATCGGTATAGTTTTCATGATCCGGCAGGAAGCTCGACATTTGTGGACTCGGTTGGCGGTCTGGATTGGAATGGTGCTCTTCAGGGAAGCGCAGCGCTGACGGGGTCCAGTCTTCACTTGGACGGGTCGTTCGGCTGCTTCGCGTCGCTGCCGCCTTATATTACCAGCAATTACACCCAGATGACGGTGGAGTTCTGGACCGACATTGCGCCGGGCAACCCGGTCTGGACACGTGTTTTTTCCTTTGGTGATCAAACGGGAGGCGGTACGAAAAACTCAGGAGTGGATTACTGTCCATACGCTGGCGGCAATTACCAGAACCTTGATTTGTCAGACTTAACCGGGGCAAGTACTTACGCCAACAATAATGCCGGCCTTAATGGCACGACCAACAACCACATCACTGTGATTGTGGATTCCGTTAAAGGGGCATTGTGCTATTACAACGGAGTCTCCGTCGTCTCCACGCTGAATGGTGCGGTTCCTTCCCTGGCCAACAGCAATGACGTCGATAATTGGATTGGGGCATCATTGGTTTCGAGTGATCCCTACCTGGCCGGGACGATTTACGAATTCCGTGTTTATCAAGGCGTTCTGCCAGTCCAAGCCATCGCCTTAAATGATGCAGTGGGACCTGCTAATTACATTCAGTTGTCGGCCAATCCCACCCTCAAGGCCGCTTCCAGTGGCGGGAATGTGGCTCTCTTCTGGCCGGCGTCCAACTTTGGTTTCGCCGTCCAGTCGACATCGACTTTGAGTGGTGCCCCGAGTTGGACCACGCTGACCAACGCGCCTGCCTTGGTGGGAACTAATTGGCAGGTGAGCCTGACGAGCACGGGAGCAGCGAGATTTTTCCGATTGGTGCACTGA
- a CDS encoding alpha/beta hydrolase: protein MKFLHRCSLCVYWLLVTLSVGQLPVHAARLEVLKFSSHALKGNPLHDPDTRQVAVFIPSQYSSNEPLPIIYYLPGWGGSSERFIKDAEKWCTFTQKLADEVTPVLLVVVDGRNRWGGSQYINSPAQGNYADYVCDEIVKEVESRFGVTPFKPQRIVAGHSSGGFGALRLGMFRPKLFDGVVALSPDSDFPTSHLRFVQAPAVSNLTLAQVKAFAATDNAQPMPKDGDLRYALGLSAAYAPRGWWHRGEFEWPYDGHGHFREKVWQKWLDNDPLTIVERKHSAFLPRQTVYLEGAALDEYQANVGARKIYEVMKKRSSSCVFYEPPGHHSDHVAERLERGGAWSFGRPVKDIK from the coding sequence ATGAAATTCCTGCATAGATGTTCTCTGTGTGTTTACTGGTTGCTCGTCACATTGAGTGTGGGGCAACTGCCGGTTCATGCGGCGCGGTTGGAGGTATTGAAGTTTTCCAGCCATGCGTTGAAGGGCAATCCGCTGCACGATCCGGACACGCGACAGGTGGCGGTTTTTATTCCGTCCCAATATAGCAGCAACGAGCCACTGCCGATTATTTATTATTTGCCGGGGTGGGGTGGTTCTTCGGAGCGATTTATTAAGGATGCGGAGAAGTGGTGCACGTTCACCCAGAAGCTGGCGGATGAGGTCACGCCTGTGTTGCTGGTCGTGGTGGATGGGCGGAATCGCTGGGGCGGGAGCCAATACATCAATTCTCCTGCGCAGGGGAATTACGCGGATTATGTTTGCGATGAGATTGTCAAAGAGGTTGAATCGCGTTTCGGTGTCACTCCCTTTAAACCACAGCGCATTGTTGCGGGGCATTCGAGCGGCGGTTTTGGTGCGTTGCGTTTGGGGATGTTCCGGCCGAAGCTTTTTGACGGGGTGGTGGCGCTGAGTCCGGATTCGGATTTTCCGACGTCCCATTTGCGTTTCGTGCAGGCGCCGGCGGTTAGCAATCTTACGCTTGCCCAGGTGAAGGCGTTTGCCGCTACTGACAATGCGCAACCAATGCCGAAGGATGGTGACTTGCGGTATGCCCTTGGACTCTCCGCGGCTTACGCGCCGCGCGGATGGTGGCATCGGGGGGAATTTGAATGGCCCTACGACGGCCATGGACACTTTCGCGAGAAGGTCTGGCAAAAGTGGCTGGATAATGATCCGCTGACGATCGTGGAGCGGAAGCACAGTGCCTTCCTACCGAGGCAAACGGTTTATCTCGAGGGAGCGGCGCTGGATGAATACCAGGCCAATGTTGGTGCACGAAAAATTTATGAAGTGATGAAGAAGCGTTCTTCATCGTGCGTTTTCTATGAACCACCAGGGCATCATAGTGATCATGTGGCGGAACGGTTGGAGCGGGGGGGGGCGTGGAGTTTTGGACGGCCGGTGAAGGACATTAAGTAG
- a CDS encoding response regulator transcription factor, which yields MHKPSVLIIEDDPALLRGLKDNFEAQKYRVQIARDGQEGLGAALNQPPDLVLLDIMLPKMNGYEICRAIRAKRFDMPIIMLTAKGQEEDIIRGLELGADDYVTKPFSIRELLARAAAFLRRRKGHAATVFEFGDCKLDLAAHKLYQGGKEIELTTKEFRLLEFFATRPGRALTRDQILDGVWGNDIVVNDRSVDRCVTTLRAKIETNPHQPVLIQTIRDVGYRFES from the coding sequence ATGCATAAGCCCTCCGTGCTGATTATCGAAGACGATCCGGCCCTGCTGCGCGGGCTGAAGGATAACTTTGAGGCTCAGAAGTACCGCGTCCAGATCGCGCGCGACGGACAGGAAGGACTCGGCGCTGCGCTCAACCAACCGCCTGACCTCGTGCTGTTGGACATCATGCTTCCCAAAATGAACGGCTACGAGATTTGCCGCGCCATTCGGGCGAAGCGATTCGATATGCCGATAATCATGCTCACCGCCAAGGGCCAGGAAGAGGACATCATTCGCGGCCTGGAATTAGGCGCGGATGATTATGTGACGAAGCCCTTCAGCATTCGCGAATTGCTCGCGCGCGCGGCGGCATTTTTACGCCGACGGAAGGGGCATGCAGCGACGGTGTTTGAATTTGGTGACTGCAAGCTCGATCTCGCCGCGCACAAACTTTATCAAGGCGGAAAGGAAATCGAGCTGACCACCAAGGAATTTCGACTGTTGGAATTTTTCGCGACGCGTCCGGGGCGCGCCCTCACCCGCGACCAAATTCTGGATGGGGTTTGGGGAAACGACATCGTCGTCAACGACCGCAGCGTGGACCGTTGTGTGACGACGCTGCGCGCGAAAATCGAGACCAATCCGCATCAGCCGGTATTGATTCAAACCATCCGGGATGTGGGATATCGGTTTGAATCCTGA